One Streptomyces sp. NBC_00554 DNA segment encodes these proteins:
- a CDS encoding Mov34/MPN/PAD-1 family protein: MLTITQALFDQIVAHARQDHPDEACGVVAGPEGTGRPERFIPMLNAARSPTFYEFDSGDLLKLYREMDDRDEEPVVIYHSHTATEAYPSRTDLSYANEPGAHYVLVSTADSDDVGPFQFRSYRIVEGVVTEEEIKVVEAY, translated from the coding sequence ATGCTGACCATCACCCAGGCCCTGTTCGACCAGATCGTCGCGCACGCGCGCCAGGACCACCCCGACGAGGCGTGCGGCGTCGTAGCGGGCCCGGAGGGCACCGGCCGCCCCGAGCGGTTCATCCCGATGCTCAACGCCGCCCGCTCGCCCACGTTCTACGAGTTCGACTCCGGCGACCTGCTGAAGCTGTACCGGGAGATGGACGACCGCGACGAGGAACCCGTCGTCATCTACCACTCCCACACGGCGACCGAGGCCTACCCCTCCCGCACCGACCTCTCGTACGCCAACGAGCCGGGCGCGCACTATGTACTGGTCTCCACCGCCGACTCGGACGACGTGGGGCCCTTCCAGTTCCGCTCGTACCGGATCGTCGAGGGCGTGGTTACGGAGGAGGAGATCAAGGTGGTCGAGGCATACTGA
- a CDS encoding LacI family DNA-binding transcriptional regulator, whose amino-acid sequence MVLTQRTNRRRPTLEDVARQSGVSKSTVSRVVNGELKVRPEVVDRVRDVIAELGYVPNQAARQLVTRRTGAVAVVATQPQDRVFIDPFFDCHLRGIRKELIAHGVQPVLLFLEEPDDYPRVGEFLGGGHVDGALLFSLRADDPLPGMIERLGLPAVFGGRPLLREGETVRGQIYVDADNRGGAREAVRHLVSIGRERIATITGPYDQEASAVDRLDGYRDVLLDASPRLIERADYTRQGGADAMAVLLDRCPDLDAVFVASDLMASGALQVLREHGRRVPEDVAVVGFDDLAPIAESTDPPLTTVHQDVEGMGRLLARLLFSGTAAGADEEATGGHPLSSVVTPTRLVRRESA is encoded by the coding sequence ATGGTGTTGACGCAGCGGACGAACAGACGACGCCCCACGCTGGAGGACGTCGCCCGCCAGTCGGGTGTCTCGAAGTCCACCGTGTCGCGAGTGGTCAACGGCGAGCTCAAGGTGCGCCCGGAGGTCGTCGACCGCGTCCGGGACGTGATCGCCGAACTGGGCTACGTACCGAACCAGGCCGCCCGCCAGTTGGTCACCCGCCGCACGGGCGCCGTCGCCGTCGTGGCGACCCAGCCGCAGGACCGGGTCTTCATCGACCCGTTCTTCGACTGCCACCTGCGCGGCATCCGCAAGGAGCTCATCGCGCACGGCGTCCAGCCCGTCCTGCTGTTCCTCGAGGAACCCGACGACTATCCGCGCGTGGGCGAATTCCTCGGCGGCGGCCACGTCGACGGCGCCTTGCTGTTCTCCCTCCGTGCCGACGACCCGCTGCCCGGCATGATCGAGCGGCTCGGCCTGCCCGCCGTCTTCGGCGGCCGCCCGCTGCTGCGTGAGGGCGAGACCGTGCGCGGCCAGATATACGTCGACGCCGACAACCGCGGCGGGGCCCGTGAAGCCGTCCGCCACCTCGTCTCGATCGGCCGTGAACGCATCGCGACCATCACCGGGCCCTACGACCAGGAGGCCTCAGCCGTCGACCGCCTCGACGGCTACCGGGACGTCCTCCTGGACGCCTCGCCCCGCCTGATCGAACGGGCCGACTACACCCGGCAGGGCGGTGCCGACGCCATGGCCGTCCTCCTGGACCGGTGCCCCGACCTGGACGCCGTCTTCGTCGCCTCGGACCTCATGGCGTCCGGCGCGCTGCAGGTGCTGCGGGAGCACGGCCGCCGGGTGCCCGAGGACGTGGCCGTCGTCGGCTTCGACGACCTCGCACCCATCGCCGAGTCGACCGACCCGCCGCTCACCACCGTCCACCAGGACGTCGAAGGCATGGGGCGCCTGCTGGCCCGGCTGCTGTTCAGCGGGACCGCGGCGGGCGCCGACGAGGAGGCGACCGGCGGTCACCCGCTCTCCTCCGTGGTCACCCCCACGCGTCTTGTCAGGCGGGAGTCCGCCTGA
- a CDS encoding putative leader peptide, with protein sequence MVSHDVSDKTPGMMLVARLHVDLCRLQSAICTR encoded by the coding sequence ATGGTTTCCCACGACGTGAGCGACAAGACGCCGGGCATGATGCTCGTGGCGCGGCTGCACGTCGACCTGTGCAGGCTGCAGAGCGCCATCTGTACGCGCTGA
- a CDS encoding MoaD/ThiS family protein: MAIEVRIPTILRTYTDGQKAVEGGGETLAELFADLETRHTGIQARIVDGGELRRFVNVYLNDEDVRFLDGINTKLTDGDNVTILPAVAGGMV; the protein is encoded by the coding sequence ATGGCCATCGAGGTCCGCATCCCCACCATCCTCCGCACCTACACCGACGGCCAGAAGGCCGTCGAGGGCGGCGGGGAGACCCTCGCCGAGCTGTTCGCCGACCTCGAAACCCGGCACACGGGCATCCAGGCCCGCATCGTGGACGGCGGCGAACTGCGCCGCTTCGTCAACGTCTACCTCAACGACGAGGACGTCCGCTTCCTCGACGGCATCAACACCAAGCTGACCGACGGCGACAACGTGACGATCCTGCCGGCCGTGGCCGGCGGCATGGTCTGA